The Bacillus sp. Y1 genome includes the window GAGATTACCAGAAGAGTACAACTCTATGTCTGAAAAAGAAATTTCTAATCGACCATTACCGAATAAATGGTCTAAAAAAGAGATTTTAGGACATCTTTGTGACTCTGCGATAAATAATATTGAAAGGTTTATAAAAATTCAATATGAAGAACCAGTGTATGTTATTCAATCGTATAATCAAGACCATTGGGTAGTGGTTCAGAATTATCAAGATAGACCACTTGATGAAATAGTAAACCTTTTTCAGACATTAAATAAGCAAGTTGTTAATATTGTTAAGAATATTCCTAACGAAAAGCTATCCAACCTTTGTGACATAGGAATTAATCAACATAAGACACTAGAGTGGCTTATACAAGATTATCTTGAGCATATGGAACACCATATCCACAATCAAATCTTAATTGAAAATATTGACTTATAAATTTAGTTCTTATTAAAGTAAAGGGCTAATTGTGGAATAAGGCTTAGATTTTAAACGACTTTATTGTTTTTCAATTTAAGCAATGTAATTCACAATACAAAGATATTAAACAACTATTAAAAACACCGTCTAGGTTAACTGGACGGTGTTTTATTACTCTTTGACACTAACATTGACGGTAAGTTACCTTTACGACTAAGCTTTTTTTTGTTTTAATTTTCTTCAGAATGGTAAAATTAAGTAAAACACTTTGTATCGGAGGGATGTTTGCCTGAGAAAAGCACTCCGTTT containing:
- a CDS encoding DinB family protein; its protein translation is MQKVVEGINHWIKRLPEEYNSMSEKEISNRPLPNKWSKKEILGHLCDSAINNIERFIKIQYEEPVYVIQSYNQDHWVVVQNYQDRPLDEIVNLFQTLNKQVVNIVKNIPNEKLSNLCDIGINQHKTLEWLIQDYLEHMEHHIHNQILIENIDL